A window of the Deinococcus malanensis genome harbors these coding sequences:
- the galK gene encoding galactokinase, translated as MKTFEDIYGQAPEVTAVAPGRVNLLGEHTDYQGGFVLPAAITRTTTVGLARNGTRRHQVYAADLDEHSTFEIGQNAHEEFARYVAGALALGGVTEGLNLHITSTIPMGAGLSSSAALEVATLRGLRDLGLVELDDVQIALTAQRVEHEFVGVQCGIMDQMASSLADARSLLYLDTRSLDRQLRPLPEGSEVLVLDSGVPRRLAESGYNERRAQVEEASRLLGVKELRDVQDVARVESLPSPLNVRARHVVTENQRVEQAVQPGLSAESFGKLMNASHASLRDDYAVSHPEVDSLVELLQAHPDVYGARMTGAGFGGAVVALVRTGTAPAVANDIMGEWDGQARQVVP; from the coding sequence TTGAAAACCTTTGAAGACATCTACGGTCAGGCCCCTGAGGTCACTGCGGTTGCCCCGGGACGGGTCAATCTGCTGGGCGAACACACCGATTACCAGGGCGGCTTCGTGCTGCCGGCGGCCATCACTCGCACGACCACGGTCGGTCTGGCCCGCAACGGTACGCGGCGGCACCAGGTCTACGCCGCCGATCTCGACGAGCACTCCACCTTTGAGATCGGCCAGAACGCGCACGAGGAATTCGCCCGGTACGTGGCTGGTGCCCTGGCTCTGGGTGGCGTCACTGAAGGCCTGAATCTCCACATTACGTCCACCATTCCGATGGGCGCCGGCCTGAGCAGCAGCGCGGCGCTGGAGGTCGCAACCCTGCGTGGCCTGCGTGATCTGGGCCTGGTGGAGCTGGATGATGTGCAGATCGCCCTGACAGCCCAGCGCGTCGAACACGAGTTCGTGGGAGTTCAGTGCGGCATCATGGATCAGATGGCCAGCAGCCTGGCCGATGCCCGCTCGCTGCTGTACCTGGACACCCGCAGTCTGGACCGCCAGCTACGGCCCCTGCCCGAAGGCTCCGAGGTCCTGGTGCTGGACTCCGGGGTGCCGCGGCGGCTGGCAGAGAGCGGGTATAACGAACGCCGCGCCCAGGTCGAGGAGGCCTCGAGGCTCCTGGGGGTCAAGGAACTGCGTGATGTTCAGGACGTGGCGCGGGTCGAGTCGCTGCCGTCGCCGCTGAATGTGCGTGCCCGGCATGTGGTGACCGAGAACCAGCGCGTCGAGCAGGCAGTACAACCCGGGCTGAGTGCCGAATCGTTTGGGAAGCTGATGAACGCATCCCACGCCAGCCTGCGGGACGATTATGCAGTCAGCCACCCAGAGGTGGATTCGCTGGTCGAGCTGCTTCAGGCTCATCCTGATGTATACGGCGCACGCATGACGGGTGCCGGATTCGGTGGCGCGGTCGTGGCGCTGGTCCGGACCGGCACCGCCCCTGCGGTGGCGAATGACATTATGGGTGAGTGGGACGGGCAGGCCCGGCAGGTGGTGCCCTGA
- a CDS encoding ParB/RepB/Spo0J family partition protein, with translation MAKRKFDATATLDALLGPLGAGDLVSQDQLRMLDLQQLKPTPHQPRTTFTEASLNELSESIRENGVLQPILVRSTPSGLEIVAGERRWRAAQLAGLTSIPAYVRDLDDQQAAAASAVENLIREDLNPIEEVEAKRRIAALALGLPEEQVMTRLRRLLDKPEEDQEGVRELDTAFGRLGGEKWQSFLRNKGRILNLPADVKEAVRGGLDYRKALVIGRVASAGERRRLIQLARDGATVQALHDAQKPQPTERDAQLKAVVRALGHKRLMESMNPRKQSRIDKLVAELHQLLVVTEDQ, from the coding sequence ATGGCTAAGCGAAAATTCGATGCTACGGCCACGCTGGATGCACTGTTGGGGCCACTGGGCGCAGGTGACCTTGTCAGTCAGGATCAGTTGCGCATGCTGGATCTGCAGCAGCTGAAGCCAACACCACATCAGCCACGCACCACATTTACAGAGGCGAGCCTGAACGAGCTTTCAGAAAGCATTCGCGAAAACGGCGTCCTGCAACCGATTCTGGTACGCTCCACTCCCTCAGGGCTGGAGATCGTCGCCGGGGAGAGACGATGGCGCGCCGCCCAGCTGGCCGGTTTGACCTCGATTCCAGCCTACGTCCGCGACCTTGATGATCAGCAGGCCGCTGCCGCCAGTGCTGTAGAAAATCTGATCCGGGAGGACCTCAATCCCATCGAAGAGGTCGAGGCCAAGCGCCGCATTGCCGCGCTGGCTCTGGGACTTCCAGAAGAACAGGTTATGACGCGCCTGCGTCGCCTGCTGGACAAGCCGGAAGAAGACCAGGAAGGTGTCAGAGAACTGGATACGGCGTTTGGTCGTCTGGGCGGCGAGAAATGGCAGAGCTTCTTACGGAACAAAGGCCGGATCCTGAACCTGCCAGCCGATGTGAAAGAGGCAGTGCGCGGCGGTCTGGATTACCGAAAGGCCTTGGTGATCGGCAGGGTCGCCTCTGCTGGTGAGCGCCGGCGGCTTATCCAGCTCGCCAGGGACGGAGCCACAGTTCAGGCGCTGCATGACGCGCAAAAACCACAACCGACTGAACGCGACGCGCAGCTGAAGGCTGTAGTACGCGCTTTGGGCCACAAACGGCTGATGGAGAGCATGAATCCCCGGAAGCAGTCCCGGATCGATAAGTTGGTTGCAGAACTTCACCAGCTCCTGGTGGTAACCGAGGATCAATAA
- a CDS encoding ParA family protein: MRTLTFFNHAGGAAKTSLALNVGHALSLEGYRVLLVDLDPQANLSTWLGHAAVTNEQTAFHAAIDSEARLPEPQTVHGMHLIPSNLHLALSEGQMMAQEGSTLNLRFALEDLKDDYDVVLVDSPPSLGKLAVLAALAADLLIVPVPTRAKGLNGLPGVAAAMNTYRRLRPDLRVGLFVPTLYDGRNTHDREVLEALRRQIEPLAAPLTYRPATWNDSAGIGEPVLVYAPNSPAANEVRQLAREIEVSAGLEKKVHHG; this comes from the coding sequence ATGCGCACATTAACGTTTTTTAACCACGCTGGGGGAGCTGCCAAGACGAGTCTGGCCCTTAACGTCGGCCACGCGCTTTCGCTCGAAGGCTATCGCGTCTTACTAGTGGACCTTGATCCCCAGGCAAACCTCAGTACCTGGCTGGGGCATGCTGCGGTCACTAACGAGCAGACTGCCTTTCACGCCGCAATAGACAGCGAGGCCAGGCTTCCTGAGCCACAGACTGTCCACGGCATGCACCTGATCCCCAGCAATCTTCACCTCGCCCTGTCAGAAGGTCAGATGATGGCTCAGGAAGGCTCTACCCTGAACCTGCGCTTCGCCCTCGAGGACCTGAAAGACGACTACGATGTGGTACTCGTGGACAGTCCACCAAGTCTGGGAAAGCTTGCGGTCCTGGCCGCACTTGCTGCCGACCTGCTGATCGTGCCGGTTCCAACCCGGGCAAAAGGCCTGAATGGCCTCCCTGGGGTGGCTGCAGCCATGAACACCTATCGCCGGCTTAGACCTGACCTGCGGGTTGGTCTGTTTGTTCCGACACTCTACGACGGACGAAACACACACGATCGAGAGGTGCTCGAAGCACTTCGGCGCCAGATTGAGCCGCTTGCTGCTCCATTAACCTACCGACCTGCAACATGGAATGACAGTGCGGGCATTGGTGAGCCGGTACTGGTGTATGCCCCCAACAGTCCTGCGGCCAATGAGGTGCGGCAACTGGCCCGCGAAATCGAGGTCAGTGCTGGCCTGGAGAAGAAGGTGCACCATGGCTAA
- the galT gene encoding galactose-1-phosphate uridylyltransferase: MTTSPLPFHVQHLQKPDGRDLTLYGLQPVQLDSEVPSPSPDPVDARPVMRWHPLRGEWVMYASHRLGRTFLPPPEYNPLAPTSDPAHPTELPRGTYDIAVFDNRFPSLTLGAPVPPAPAHALNTEERAATGKCEVVVFSQNASGRLSDLSDDQMALLLGVWADRTSVLAATGKIRSVLAFENRGVEVGVTLHHPHGQIYAYDHVPPVQATMLAQAQKHRAESGEPWLAAFVKAERDSAVRVIRDEGLGLSVVPPFARYTYETWVLPSRPVGLLSELDDAEKRAFARVLKDALQRLDSLFGVRMPYLMTVHQAPVGDAATADFPLHIEIYPYLRAPGRLKYLAGTEQGAGEFANDKFPEMAAHELREVKVENL; encoded by the coding sequence ATGACCACCTCTCCCCTCCCCTTTCACGTTCAGCATCTCCAGAAGCCCGACGGACGCGACCTGACCCTGTATGGCCTGCAGCCGGTCCAGCTGGACTCGGAGGTTCCAAGCCCCAGTCCCGATCCGGTCGACGCCCGGCCGGTGATGCGCTGGCATCCTCTGCGTGGGGAGTGGGTGATGTACGCCTCGCACCGGTTGGGGCGGACCTTCCTTCCCCCTCCGGAGTACAACCCCCTGGCGCCGACCTCGGACCCGGCGCATCCTACCGAGCTTCCTCGCGGCACCTACGACATCGCAGTCTTTGACAACCGCTTTCCAAGCCTGACCCTGGGAGCACCCGTACCTCCGGCTCCGGCCCACGCTCTGAATACCGAGGAGCGCGCGGCCACCGGCAAGTGCGAAGTTGTCGTGTTCAGCCAGAATGCCAGCGGACGGCTCTCCGACCTGTCCGACGATCAGATGGCCCTGCTGCTGGGGGTCTGGGCTGACCGCACCAGCGTGCTCGCGGCCACGGGCAAGATCCGTTCGGTGCTGGCCTTCGAGAACCGGGGTGTGGAGGTGGGCGTCACGTTGCACCACCCGCACGGACAGATCTATGCCTACGACCACGTGCCCCCCGTGCAGGCCACAATGCTGGCTCAGGCGCAGAAGCACCGGGCGGAATCGGGAGAACCCTGGCTGGCGGCGTTCGTGAAGGCCGAGCGCGACAGCGCGGTCCGGGTCATCCGGGACGAGGGTCTGGGCCTCAGTGTTGTGCCTCCCTTCGCCCGCTATACCTACGAGACCTGGGTCCTCCCGTCCCGCCCGGTGGGGCTGCTCAGCGAACTGGACGATGCCGAGAAACGTGCTTTTGCACGGGTTCTTAAAGATGCATTGCAGCGCCTCGATAGTCTGTTCGGGGTCCGTATGCCCTACCTGATGACGGTCCATCAGGCGCCTGTAGGCGACGCAGCGACAGCAGACTTTCCGCTTCACATCGAGATCTACCCGTACCTGCGGGCTCCGGGGCGCCTCAAGTACCTGGCCGGCACAGAACAGGGCGCCGGGGAGTTCGCCAACGACAAGTTCCCGGAAATGGCAGCCCATGAACTCAGGGAGGTTAAAGTTGAAAACCTTTGA
- a CDS encoding SDR family oxidoreductase, whose product MSNDEKAQNVHAETAPTEAMPEQAPAETQSTQPGSEAEMSLTPIVIREDYRGSDKLKGKVALITGGDSGIGRAVAVHFAREGADVAILYLNEEQDAQETLAMVQEEGRRGVLIAGDIGDVQFCRQAVEQTVRELGGLDILVNNAAEQHPQDSISDISPEQLERTFRTNIFAMFYLTQAAMPHLKSGSVIINTTSITAYKGSAQLLDYSSTKGAIVSFTRSLSQNLAEQGIRVNAVAPGPIWTPLIPATFDAERVASHGQNTPLKRPGQPAEVAPSFVFLASDDSSYISGQVLHPNGGDVVNG is encoded by the coding sequence ATGTCAAACGATGAAAAAGCACAGAACGTTCATGCCGAGACCGCTCCTACCGAAGCCATGCCTGAGCAGGCGCCTGCAGAAACGCAGTCGACCCAACCTGGCAGTGAAGCCGAGATGAGCCTCACCCCGATTGTGATCCGGGAGGATTACCGGGGCAGCGACAAACTGAAGGGCAAGGTGGCCCTGATCACGGGCGGGGACAGCGGCATCGGGCGGGCCGTAGCTGTGCATTTTGCCCGCGAGGGCGCCGACGTGGCCATCCTGTATCTGAACGAAGAACAGGATGCGCAGGAGACACTGGCGATGGTGCAGGAGGAGGGCCGGCGCGGGGTGCTGATCGCTGGCGACATCGGGGACGTTCAATTTTGCCGGCAGGCTGTAGAGCAGACCGTTCGGGAACTCGGGGGGCTGGACATACTGGTGAATAATGCGGCCGAGCAACACCCGCAGGACAGCATCAGCGACATCAGCCCCGAGCAACTCGAGCGCACCTTCCGCACCAATATTTTCGCGATGTTTTACCTGACCCAGGCCGCGATGCCCCATCTCAAGTCCGGCTCCGTCATTATTAACACCACGTCCATCACAGCTTACAAAGGCAGTGCTCAACTGCTTGACTATTCGAGCACCAAAGGAGCGATTGTCTCGTTTACCCGGAGCCTGAGCCAGAATCTGGCAGAGCAGGGCATCCGGGTAAATGCTGTCGCTCCCGGCCCGATCTGGACACCGTTGATTCCAGCTACCTTCGACGCCGAGCGCGTGGCCTCCCACGGCCAGAACACGCCGCTCAAACGCCCGGGCCAGCCAGCTGAAGTCGCTCCCTCGTTCGTATTTCTCGCTTCGGACGACAGCAGCTATATCAGCGGTCAGGTCCTGCATCCCAACGGTGGTGATGTGGTCAACGGCTGA
- a CDS encoding aldose epimerase family protein encodes MTDKHLSGPVGSITAEPWGHSPEGREITLYTLRTPDQTEAAIMDYGGVLVRLLLPDRAGRLEDVVLGHDEAAPYFTRDQSPYFGALIGRYGNRIAQGRFTLDGETYNLGCNDGPNALHGGEGGFDHRHWLGEMRLADTGPALDLTYSSPAGEEGYPGRLDVRVTYVLGLPGQLEITYHAECDAPTIVNLTQHSYWNLVGDARRDILEHELQIEADAMTPVSAQLLPTGTLKPVEGTPFDFRTWRHLGDALREHGHEEQLQQAKGYDHNFVLRDAPGMRLAAQLREPRSGRCLMVTTTEPGLQVYTGNYLNGIRGKGGQTYDQHWGICLETQHFPDSPNQPHFPSTVLRPGETYTSQTCYAFTFYDAPEPLT; translated from the coding sequence CCCGTAGGCTCCATCACCGCCGAGCCCTGGGGCCACTCTCCCGAAGGGCGCGAGATCACGCTGTACACGCTGCGCACACCGGACCAGACCGAGGCAGCCATCATGGACTACGGAGGCGTTCTGGTGCGGCTGCTGCTTCCGGACCGCGCTGGCCGCCTGGAGGACGTGGTGCTGGGGCACGACGAGGCAGCACCCTATTTCACCCGGGACCAGTCCCCCTATTTCGGGGCGCTGATCGGCCGCTACGGCAACCGCATTGCGCAGGGGCGCTTCACGCTGGACGGAGAGACGTATAACCTGGGGTGTAACGACGGCCCGAATGCCCTGCACGGAGGCGAAGGAGGCTTCGACCACCGTCACTGGCTGGGAGAAATGCGTCTGGCGGACACCGGGCCGGCCCTGGACCTGACGTATAGCAGCCCCGCAGGAGAGGAGGGCTACCCAGGCCGCCTGGACGTCCGGGTCACGTACGTGCTGGGCCTTCCCGGACAGCTGGAGATTACCTACCACGCCGAGTGCGACGCACCGACCATCGTCAACCTGACTCAGCACAGCTACTGGAATCTGGTGGGCGACGCCCGGCGGGACATTCTGGAGCACGAGCTTCAGATCGAAGCCGACGCGATGACCCCGGTCAGCGCCCAGCTGCTCCCCACGGGCACCCTGAAGCCGGTGGAGGGCACGCCGTTTGATTTCCGCACCTGGAGGCACCTGGGAGACGCCCTGCGGGAGCACGGGCACGAAGAGCAGCTTCAGCAGGCCAAAGGCTATGACCACAACTTCGTGCTGCGGGACGCTCCGGGGATGCGCCTGGCAGCCCAGCTGCGTGAACCGCGTTCGGGCCGCTGCCTGATGGTCACCACCACGGAGCCGGGTCTTCAGGTATACACCGGCAATTATCTGAATGGGATCAGGGGCAAAGGCGGTCAGACGTACGACCAGCACTGGGGTATCTGCCTGGAAACCCAGCACTTCCCGGATTCGCCCAACCAGCCTCACTTCCCCTCCACGGTGCTTCGTCCGGGTGAAACCTATACCTCGCAGACCTGCTACGCCTTCACGTTCTATGACGCGCCGGAGCCCCTGACCTGA